One stretch of Pirellulales bacterium DNA includes these proteins:
- a CDS encoding class I SAM-dependent methyltransferase translates to MSPPRAAGYSTDLAFIHDAGFGFFAENAARELLARLRRAGHTSGLVVDLGCGSGILAAELTQAGYDVLGYDISPPMIELARRRAPRAEFITGSFLTARFPACVAVTSIGEVFSYLFDRRNHQRRVVALARKIHRALVPGGLLLFDVVTKGRVPPGGARSFQLTDDWACLYAAEVDAADRHITRRITSFRRDGEVYRRTDEVHDVRVADAAELRAGLIDAGFQVRTLRGYDAFRFPRGITGFLGRKPQRKAQSG, encoded by the coding sequence ATGTCCCCACCACGCGCGGCCGGGTACAGCACCGACCTGGCCTTCATCCACGACGCCGGGTTCGGGTTCTTTGCCGAGAATGCCGCGCGCGAACTGCTCGCGCGATTGCGCCGCGCCGGGCACACCTCGGGACTCGTCGTCGATCTCGGCTGCGGGAGCGGCATCCTTGCCGCCGAGCTGACCCAGGCCGGCTACGACGTGCTCGGCTACGATATTTCGCCGCCGATGATCGAACTCGCGCGGCGCCGCGCACCCCGCGCTGAGTTTATCACCGGGTCCTTTCTCACCGCGCGGTTTCCGGCCTGCGTGGCGGTCACCTCGATCGGCGAGGTGTTCAGCTATCTGTTCGATCGCCGCAATCACCAGCGCCGCGTGGTGGCGCTGGCGCGCAAGATCCACCGGGCGCTCGTGCCCGGCGGATTGTTGCTGTTCGACGTCGTGACCAAGGGGCGCGTGCCGCCCGGCGGCGCGCGGAGCTTTCAGCTCACCGACGATTGGGCCTGCCTGTACGCCGCCGAGGTCGACGCGGCCGATCGCCACATCACCCGCCGGATCACCTCCTTCCGCCGCGACGGCGAAGTCTATCGCCGCACCGACGAGGTGCACGATGTGCGCGTGGCCGACGCCGCCGAGTTGCGCGCCGGTCTGATCGACGCCGGCTTTCAAGTCCGCACGCTGCGCGGTTACGACGCGTTCCGCTTTCCCCGCGGCATCACGGGCTTTCTGGGTCGCAAACCACAACGCAAGGCGCAGAGCGGCTGA
- a CDS encoding DUF1501 domain-containing protein: MARYARPQIASPVELSRRHFFQSTGLSLGGMALAALPGPAGCAAELVRASGGLPGLPHHPPRARSVIYLQMLGGPSQLDLFDHKPELNARHGQDVPPSLMQDERFAFISGTKKFLGTPYRFAQYGQCGAPVCEHLPELAGVVDELTFIKSMQTDQFNHGPAQIQLTTGFSMMGMPSMGSWIHYGLGSANDDLPTFVVLVPGMRNSGGKSMFGAGFLPANYQGVEFRVSGDPVPSVKNPPGVSAEARADTIRTLAELNQLRGAEQAGEQVAASVASYELAYRLQTSVPGLMDIADEPAWVHAAYGTDKSKTNFARCCLLARRLVERGVRFVQICYEGETMAAIWDSHGDTRRASLEAGLPFLCKQIDRPIAALVRDLKQRGLLDETLLVWGGEFGRTPMNEDRPGAAEPGFTGRDHWPKAGTMFLAGGGVRPGITVGETDELGFHVTRDPVHVHDLNATILHLLGIDHLRLTHRYQGRDFRLTDVHGRVVEPLLA; the protein is encoded by the coding sequence ATGGCCCGTTACGCGCGACCGCAGATTGCCTCGCCGGTCGAATTGAGCCGGCGTCACTTCTTCCAGTCGACCGGCCTGTCGTTGGGGGGCATGGCCCTGGCGGCGTTGCCTGGCCCGGCCGGATGCGCGGCCGAGCTCGTACGCGCCAGCGGCGGTTTGCCGGGTTTGCCGCACCACCCGCCGCGGGCGCGAAGCGTGATCTATTTGCAGATGCTGGGCGGGCCTTCGCAGTTGGACTTGTTCGATCACAAGCCCGAGCTGAACGCCCGGCACGGCCAGGACGTGCCGCCGAGCTTGATGCAGGACGAGCGGTTCGCGTTTATCTCGGGCACCAAGAAATTTCTGGGCACGCCGTATCGCTTTGCGCAATACGGTCAATGCGGGGCGCCGGTGTGCGAGCACCTGCCCGAGCTGGCGGGCGTGGTCGACGAGCTGACCTTTATCAAGAGCATGCAGACCGACCAGTTCAATCACGGCCCGGCGCAGATTCAGCTCACGACCGGCTTCAGCATGATGGGCATGCCGAGCATGGGCTCATGGATTCACTATGGTCTGGGCAGCGCCAACGACGATCTGCCGACGTTCGTCGTGCTCGTGCCGGGCATGCGCAACTCGGGCGGCAAGTCGATGTTCGGTGCCGGCTTCTTGCCGGCCAACTACCAGGGGGTCGAGTTTCGCGTTTCGGGCGACCCGGTGCCGAGCGTCAAGAACCCGCCGGGAGTGAGCGCCGAAGCGCGCGCCGACACGATCCGCACGCTGGCCGAGCTGAACCAGCTGCGCGGTGCGGAGCAGGCCGGCGAACAGGTGGCCGCGAGCGTGGCCTCGTACGAGCTGGCCTATCGCCTGCAGACCAGCGTGCCGGGACTGATGGATATCGCCGACGAGCCGGCCTGGGTTCACGCGGCCTATGGCACCGACAAGTCCAAGACGAACTTCGCGCGTTGTTGCCTGCTGGCGCGGCGGCTGGTCGAGCGCGGGGTGCGATTCGTCCAGATCTGCTACGAGGGCGAGACGATGGCCGCGATCTGGGACTCGCACGGCGATACGCGCCGGGCATCGCTCGAGGCCGGGTTGCCGTTCCTCTGCAAACAGATCGACCGCCCCATCGCGGCCTTGGTGCGCGATCTCAAACAGCGCGGGCTGCTCGACGAGACGCTGTTGGTCTGGGGGGGCGAGTTCGGCCGCACGCCGATGAACGAAGATCGCCCCGGCGCGGCCGAGCCGGGCTTCACGGGCCGCGACCACTGGCCCAAAGCCGGCACGATGTTTCTGGCCGGCGGCGGCGTGCGCCCCGGCATTACGGTGGGCGAGACCGACGAGCTAGGATTTCACGTCACGCGGGACCCGGTGCACGTACACGATCTCAACGCGACGATCCTGCACTTGCTGGGCATCGATCACTTGCGGCTGACCCATCGCTACCAGGGCCGCGACTTCCGGCTGACCGACGTGCATGGGCGCGTGGTCGAACCGTTGCTGGCCTGA
- a CDS encoding MFS transporter translates to MRLTRPEACEADSTRLRSDLRAIVGDGVAFSVMVGTGETYLPAFVLALGLGEIAAGLVATLPMLAGALLQLASPYAVRLLRSHRRWVVLCVLAQAISFLPLVWGAWRHDMSVLGVFCVAAVYWGTGLAAGPAWNTWVGTLVPVRMRAHFFARRTRLVQAGTLAGFLLGGLSLQAASRWGDPLVAFAALFSVAGACRFLSAKFLWSQAEPEPPHAGHRHVSLAELGQRVRYGSGRVLVYLLAVQASVQISSAYFTPLMLKQLQFSYLTYVTVVAGAYVAKALALPALGKVAHRYGARTLLWIGGVGIVPLSALWLVSQSFPWLLFIQVAGGVVWAAYELAALLLFFESIHAEERTSVLTTYNLAHAVATITGGLVGALLLGLVGASLSAYLSVFALSSVCRLAALALLVRASMAVEAAPATNLRVLDEPAGMSLEDAAAAAQGRLPFERPPIDERQAAQAA, encoded by the coding sequence TTGCGTCTGACGCGACCGGAAGCGTGTGAGGCGGACTCGACACGGCTGCGCAGCGACTTGCGCGCGATCGTCGGCGACGGCGTGGCGTTCAGCGTGATGGTCGGGACCGGCGAGACCTACTTGCCGGCGTTCGTCCTGGCGCTGGGGTTAGGCGAGATTGCCGCGGGATTGGTCGCCACGTTGCCCATGCTGGCCGGTGCGCTGCTGCAATTGGCCTCGCCCTATGCAGTGCGGCTGTTGCGGTCGCACCGCCGCTGGGTTGTCTTGTGCGTGCTCGCGCAAGCGATCAGCTTTTTGCCCCTGGTCTGGGGCGCGTGGCGCCATGATATGTCCGTGCTGGGCGTGTTCTGCGTCGCCGCCGTGTACTGGGGAACGGGCCTCGCCGCGGGGCCCGCTTGGAATACCTGGGTGGGTACACTGGTGCCGGTGCGCATGCGGGCGCATTTCTTCGCGCGGCGCACGCGCTTGGTCCAGGCCGGGACGCTGGCGGGGTTTCTCCTGGGCGGCCTGTCGCTGCAGGCCGCGAGTCGCTGGGGCGATCCGCTGGTGGCATTCGCCGCGCTGTTCTCGGTGGCGGGGGCGTGCCGGTTCTTGTCGGCCAAGTTTCTCTGGTCCCAGGCGGAGCCCGAGCCGCCGCACGCCGGGCACCGTCACGTGTCGCTGGCCGAGTTGGGCCAGCGCGTGCGTTACGGCAGCGGTCGCGTGCTGGTTTATTTGCTGGCCGTGCAGGCCTCGGTACAGATTTCCAGCGCGTACTTCACGCCGCTGATGCTCAAGCAATTGCAGTTCTCCTACCTGACCTACGTGACGGTCGTGGCGGGGGCCTACGTGGCGAAGGCCCTGGCGCTGCCGGCACTGGGAAAAGTGGCGCACCGCTATGGCGCGCGCACGCTGCTCTGGATCGGCGGCGTGGGCATCGTGCCGTTATCGGCCCTGTGGCTGGTGTCGCAGTCGTTTCCGTGGCTGTTGTTCATCCAGGTCGCCGGCGGCGTGGTCTGGGCGGCCTATGAGCTGGCGGCGCTGTTGTTGTTCTTCGAGTCGATTCATGCGGAAGAACGCACCAGCGTGCTGACGACGTACAACCTGGCCCACGCCGTCGCGACGATCACCGGCGGGCTGGTGGGAGCGCTGCTGCTGGGCCTGGTGGGTGCATCGCTGTCGGCCTACCTTTCGGTGTTTGCCTTGTCGAGCGTCTGCCGGCTGGCGGCGCTGGCGCTGCTCGTGCGGGCCTCGATGGCGGTCGAGGCGGCCCCGGCCACCAACTTGCGAGTGCTCGACGAGCCGGCGGGGATGTCGCTGGAAGACGCGGCGGCTGCCGCGCAGGGCCGCTTGCCCTTCGAGCGGCCGCCGATCGACGAACGCCAGGCGGCCCAAGCCGCCTAG